The nucleotide sequence GCGTATGGAGTCCCTTCGGCGTGGGCGCGACCCACGTGACCTTGCCCGCCGTCCGGGGAGAAACCATTCACGACGCGATTCACACCTACGGCGTGACGCATCTGGCCGCTGCGCCCACGGTGTTGAGCATGATCACCGACCCCGCCACCGCCCGGCGCACCCCCCGCCCCGTGCGGGTGGCGACGGCCGGCAGTCCGCCGCATGCCCGCACCATCGCGGATATGAGCGCGCTGGGCTTTGACGTGGTGCAGGTGTACGGCCTCACCGAGACCAGCCCGCTGATCACCGTAGCGGAGCTCTCGGACGCGGAACGGGCCCTGCCCATTCCCGAACGGGCCGCGCTTATCGCCAAGCAGGGCTTTGAGATGCTGCTCGCCGGGGAGGTGGAGGTGATGACCCCCGAGCTGACGCCCATTCCACACGACGGGCAGACGCTCGGGGAGATCATGGTGCGCGGCAACCTGGTGATGAAGGGCTACCTCGACAACCCGGAAGCGACCGAAAAGGCGTTTGAGGGCGGCTGGTTCCACACCGGGGATGTCGCGGTCGTCCATCCGAACGGCCGCATCGAGATTCGCGACCGCAACAAGGACGTCATCATCTCCGGCGGTGAGAACATCAGCTCGGTGGAGGTCGAAGGCGTGCTGTATGCGCACCCTGCCGTCCGCGAGGCCGTCGTGGTCGCGCACCCCGACGAGAAGTGGGGCGAAGTGCCCTGTGCCTTTATCGCCCTACACGCCGGGCAGCAGGCTAGCCCTGAAGAATTGACCGCCCACGTCCGTCAGCATCTTGCCGGCTACAAGGTGCCCAAGCACTACATCTTCCGTGACGACCTGCCCAAGACCGCCAGCGGCAAATTCCAGAAGTTCCTGCTGAGAAAGGAACTGTGGGAGGGCCGGGAACGGGCGGTGAACTAGCGCCCAGCTCGCCAGGACGCTGCCCCTGCGGGCGGCGTTCTGTGTCTTCACGGGGTTTATGCCCTTACCCGCTGCCTCGCCCATGCTGGGAGCTAGACTGTGGAAGAGTGTACGCACTCGCACCACAACACTTTTTTTGACTTGTTGCTGGACGTGCCGGGCGAGGGGATCGCCCTGTGACGTCCTACAGGAACCGAAAGGAAGGGCCACATGATCATCGTGTATGTCATTCTGGCGCTCCTGGCGGGGTTGGCGGGCGGGTTTCTCCGGGGGCAGTCGCGGGGGCGGCAGCAGCGGGCAGCCATCGACGACCAGCTTCAGCAGGCCGCGCAGGCCGAGGCGCAGCGCCTTCGCGCCGAGGCAGAACAGGACGTGCGGCTGCTGCGCGAGCAGGCCGAGCGCCAGGCCGCCCAGCAGCTACAGGCCGCAGCGCGCCGTCTCCAAGAGGCCGACGAGCGGGAGCGTCAAACCACCCTCCAACTGGAGGCCGAACGCGAACAGCTTCAGCTGCTGCGCAGGCAGATCGAGGCCGAGCGCACCCGAGCGCTTCAAGACGCCGCCCGGGAACGCGAGGCGCTGAACGCCGAACGTCAGGAAACCCGCCGCGAACGCGAGGAACTCAAGCGCGAGATCGAGCGCCTCAACCGCCGCGCCGAGCAGCTTGACGCGCGGGGCGACAAGCTGGACGCGCTGGAAGAACGCCTGGAAGGGCAACTGCGCGCTCTCCAGGCGCAGGAGGCAGAGCTGGCGGAGCGCGCCCGACAGACCGAACTCAAACGCTACGAGGTGGCGGGCCTCACCAAGGAGGCGGCCCGCGCCCAGATTCTGGAGCAACTCGACGCCGAGCTAGAGGAAGAAAAGGCCATTCGCGTTCGGGCGATGACCGAGCGCGCCACCGCCGACGCCAAGCGTGCCGCCCGTGAGCTGATCGCGCAGGCCATCCAGCGCAGCGCCTCCGAGACGAGCACCCAGCTCAGCGTATCGGTTGTGCCCATCCCCAACGACGCGATGAAGGGCCGCCTGATCGGGCGGGAGGGCCGCAACATCCGGGCGTTTGAGGCGCTGACCGGCGTGGACCTGATCATCGACGACACCCCTGAGGCGGTGATTCTGTCCTCCTTTAATCCCCTGCGGCGTGAGGTCGCGCGGCACGTGCTTGAAGCCCTGGTGGCCGACGGGCGCATTCATCCCACCCGCATCGAGGAGATGGTGCACAAGGCCCAGGACGAGATGAAGACCTTCATCCACACCCAGGGCGAGGAGGCGGCCATCGAGGCGGGCGTCGTGGGCCTCAAGCCGGGGCTGGTCCAACTGCTTGGAAGGATGTATTTTCGCTCGAGCTACGGCCAGAACGTGCTGAAGCACTCCGTACAGGTCGCGCACCTGACCGGCATCATGGCGGACGAACTGGGCCTGGATGCAGCGCTGGCCCGCCGCGCAGGCTTGATGCACGACATCGGCAAGAGCATTGACCGTGAGATCGAGGGCACGCACGTTGAGATCGGCATTCACCTTGCCCGGCGCTTTGGAGAGCCGCCGGAGGTGATCGACGCCATCGCCCACCACCACGACCCAGAAAACGGCGAGACACTGTATTCCGTGCTTGTGGCCGCGGCCGATGCGATCAGCGCCGCCCGGCCAGGGGCGCGGCGCGAGGAACTAGAAGCCTACGTGCGCCGCCTAGAGCAGCTGGAACAGATCGCCGTCTCCTTTCCCGGAGTGCAGCAGGCCTACGCCATTCAGGCGGGCCGGGAGGTGCGCGTGATTGTGCAGCCAGACAAGGTGACCGACGCGCAGGCCACCCTCCTCGCGCGCGAGATCGCCGGGCGCGTCGAGCAGGATATGGAGTACCCCGGCCAGGTGCAGGTGACGGTCGTGCGTGAGAGCCGAGCAACGGGGCTAGCCCGCTAGGCAGCAGCGATTCAAAAAGGGGCAGCCGGCAGATGGGCTGCCCCTTCGCCTTCCCCTCAAGGTGCCGTGCAAGACGGGCGGCACCCCAAGAAGCGCGCGATGTGGGATCAGTAGCGCGGCAGCCCCGCAATGCCCCCGAACTCCTGAACGAGCCGTTTGGCACAGTCGCCGTGCAGCCGCTTGACCTCCAGGCCGTACAGGTCGATCAGATCGGGCAGGACCTCTTCGAGCGTCACCCGCTCCATCAGACTGCCGTCTAGGGGGCTTTCGGTCACGTCTTTCTTGCCGGTGAAGTAGGGCACCTCGCGGTTGTGGCTGCGGTACAGGTGGAACTGTGAGCCGTCTTCCGGAATCACCAACTGGTAGATCCGGGACTGCTGGATCATCTCCAGCACGCGTTCCAGCTCCATCACGCCGTGTTCCTGGATGCGCTCTAGAAGCTGCTCCTCGGTCTTGCGGCGGTGTTCCTCAACGATGGGCCCGATCTTTTCGAGAATTTCCGCCGGGTTGGCCCAGCCTGCCCCACCAACCACGTTCGTCTCGCCGATCACCTCAAAGGACGCAGTCTTGGGGAGTTCGGCCTTGAACTCCGCGACGCGCTGCACCGGCCCAACCAGGATGAGCTGGCGGATCGCCAGGGCGCGCAAGACTCGCTCCAGGCTCTCGACCTGCGCGTTATAAAAACGCTGACGCATCGCGTCTTCACGCGCCTCAAAGAGGTCCGTGCCGCTGTCACTGCGGGGACCGCTGCCCGGCTGGCCTCGCCCCGCCCCCCCGGCGCCGGGTGCTCCGGGGACGTGCCGGGTGCCGGACACCATCGTGTCCCAGCGGTCCCCGTCGTCCAGTCGAACGTTCTCCTCGCTGCGCGCCTCCCGCAGCTCACCCTGGTGCAGGATGAAAAGCCGCGCCCACTCGTGGTCTACCGCCAAGACGGCCACAGTGGGCATCTGCTCCAGGATGCTGTCCAGCAGGGACTTGAGGGGACGGCCATAGTGAAAGCGCTCGGGCAGGTCCGCCTGGATCTCGAAGCGCTCGAAGAACGCCTCACCCACCACGTACAGCGAACTCTTGCCGTGGTGGGTGCGGGCGACCTGCAGGTCCTCAAGGACCTGGTTCATGGGCGTAGGCGGCACGCCCGCCTCCTGCATCTTCACCTTCACTCGGGTCTGGAGGCCCGTGCCGTGGTTCTCAGGCAGGTCAGGATTGTCGTTGACGACGGCCATCAGGACCATCGCGTTGTCGGGCAAACTCTGGATGCGCTGAAGGTCAGCTCGGGTAATCACGGTCGCTCCTTTCCCCCGCCATTGTTGGAAAGTGAGCCTCCGTCAGGGGACGGGTTTGCTGAAGTTCGGTTTACATTTCCCGGGCCTGCCCGTCTTTCCGGCCCCCGGTGGCCTCTCCCCGCGGTGTAGGCTGCGGGCATGACCCGGCCTGAATCTCCCCTCAAGGACGCCGTCTGGCTGCTCGCCCATCTGCAAGACCCACAGTTGCGGGTCCTGGACTGCCGGTACGCGCTGACAGACCCTTTGGTGGGCCGCATCGCCTACCTCGAGGGGCACGTGCCAGGTGCGGTCTACGCGGATCTAGAAACGGACCTCAGCGGTCCGGTTCGGCCAGACGGTGGGGGCGGACGGCATCCACTGCCTGACCCCCAGGTGCTGGCGAATTGGCTGGGCAGCGTGGGGATCGGGAATGACAGCGTGGTCATCGCGTATGACGACCCCAGTGGTGGGCAGGGCTTCTATGCCACCCGGGCCTGGTGGCTGCTGCGTTGGTTGGGGCACCGGCAGGTCTACGTGCTCGACGGGGGATGGCCCGCCTTCCTGAGGGCGGGGGGAGAGCCCAGCACCGCCGAGCCGACCTTCGCCCCCACGACCTTCACGCCGGAGGTGCAGCCCGACATGGTCGCTACTGCAGCCGACGTGGCCCAGCGGGGCGCGAACACGCTGCTGATCGATGCGCGCGCCCCGGCCCGCTACCGGGGCGACGTGGAGCCGCTCGACCGCAAGGCCGGGCATATCCCCGGTGCCCTGAACCGCGAGTGGACTGGGGCGCTTACGGAGGACGGACGCTGGCGGGACGCTGCCGCCCAGGCTGCGCGCCTGAACGTGGGAGACGCCGCCACCATCACCTACTGCGGGAGTGGCGTGAGCGCTACCCCGAACCTGCTCGCCCGGGAACTCGCCGGAGTTCCCCTGGGGCCGCACAACCGCCTCTACGCCGGGTCGTGGAGCGACTGGATCAGCGACGACACCAGGCCGGTGGCGACGGGTGAGGCGCCGTAACGCCCGCTTTCTTAGCGTGTGCCGCTGTACCCCCCGGAACAGGCCGCGCCGCGCTCGGGTGCGGTCGGTCCCTGCTCGTACTTGTCGAGGAAGGCTTTGAGGCGCTCGTCGGTCGGGCTCTCCACCGCGAGCTGCGCGTTCCAGGCGCTCGCCACAACCGGGGAGGGCAGCCCCTCGTAGGGGCTCAGGATGGTGTAGGGCCGCCCGTCCACAAGCGCCTTGAGGGCCGCGACCCCCTCCGGAGCGAGGTCGGGGCGGTAGGTGATCCACACGGCCCCGTGTTCCAGACTGTGCACCGCGTACTCGTTGTACAGGGGTTGGTCATAGACGCCGCAGTTCTGCCACAGGGTGTTGTGTGCTCCACCGGCGGGCGGGTTCTCGGCATACACCAGCGAGCCGGGCCGGTGGTCACCCCCCTGGTAGTCAAAGGTCTGAACGCCCTCAATGCCCTTCTGGGCACAGGCCGCGAGCGCGAGGGACAGCAGGGGAAGGAGGAGAAGACGCTTCATCAGTCCTCAGGCTAAAGGCTGCGCGTGAAAAACATGTCCTTTCCCACGCCCCAGCGTGGAAGGCTGAGGCATGAGCGCCCTTCCTCGCCTGGCCGCCCTCCACCAGCCCATCATCTTCGTAGACACCGAGACGGGCGGGCGTGACCCGGCGCGGCATCCACTCCTCACCGTCGGGCTGGTCACCCTCACGCCGCAGGGTGAGGTCACGCGGCCCCTGCACCTGCGGGTACGGCACGAGCAGTACGACGTGGAGGCGGACGCCATGGCCGTCAACGGGATCGACCTCACGGCGCACCACAGCGGGGCGCAGCCGCCCGAGCAGGTGGCGGAGGCCATCCGCACCTATGCCCGCGAGGTTGGGCGAGTGATGCTGGGCGGGCACAACCTGCATTTCGATCTGGGCTTTCTGCGCCCGTTGCTGCCGGACCTGAACAGCGTGTTTCGGCGGGGGCGGGTGGACACCAAACTCACGGCCCAGTTCCTGATTCACGCGGGGCTCCTTCCGCGCCAGGTGGGAACGCCGCTCGATCAGCTCGCGGCGCACTTCGGCCTGACGTACCGCGCCCACGACGCACTGGAGGACGCGGCGGTAACGGCCCGGGTCTACGCGGAACTCCTGCGGGTAACACTGCGCTGAAAAGAAGGCTACTCTCCCCCCGCCCGCTCCTGGGCGTCACCGTCCCTGTGGGGCAAACCGGGCGGGCGCCCACCAGGGAAAGCCGCACTCAGGAGATCCACCTCCTGACGGTCAGGCACGATGTTGCCGGTCAGACCGCGCGCGGCCAGGACGGGCAAAAAGGCCTCCATCACGTGCGGCTCGCCGTGGACAAGCCACACGCGGGGCGTGCCGGTGGTGGCGAGAAAGGCGAGCAGGTCATCTTGGTCGGCGTGTGCCGAGAAACCGCCGATGGTGTGCACCTGAGCACGCACCAGGACCTCCTCACCCAGGATGCGCACACGGTCGGCTCCGGCCACAATGCGGCCCCCTAGGCTGCCGGGAGACTGGTAACTCACGATGATCAGGCTGGTGCTCGGCTTCCAGAGGTGGTGCTTGAGGTGGTGCTGAATCCGGCCGCCGGTCATCATGCCGTTTCCGGCCAGGATGATGGCGGGGCCGTCGTAGCGGTTGAGGCGTTGCGACTCGGCACTGGTCGGCACCACGTGCAGCGTGGAGGGCCAGAAGGGATCCTCACCGCCCTGCAGGGCCTCGCGGATGGGCGGGATCAGCTCGTCGCCGAACTCGAAATACTCGGAGGTGGCGCGGGTGGCCATGGGAGAGTCGAGGAAGATGGGAATGCGCGGCACCTCGCCCGCGTCCATCAGGTTCTTGAGGGTGTACAGGATGAACTGCGCCCGCTCGATGGCAAAGGTGGGAATCAGGATCTTGCCACCCGCACGAACACTCGCGCAGAGGGCCTCGCGAAACTCCGCCAGGGTGGCGGCAAGAGAGCGGTGAGTGCGGTCGGCGTAGGTCGATTCGATCACCACGGCGTCCGCGGGGGGCGGGGGCGTGAAGTCGAGCTGCAGGCCGCTCTCGCGGTTGCCCAGGTCGCCCGAAAAGATCACCCGTTCCCCATCCGCCTCGATGAGGAGGTAGGCGCTGCCCAGGATATGTCCAGCCCGCTGCGGCGTGACGCGTAGGGGTCCGGCGCGCAGGGTTTCCCCAAAGTCCAGCCGGGGCCGCATCAGCGCGAGCGTACGGTGAACGTCCTCCTCCTCGTAGAGCGGCTCTTGCACCTCCGCTTCGCGGCCCACGCGGCGAGCCTTGCGCAGGTCCTGGCGAAAGCCCTCCACCTGAAGGCGAGCAGAGTCGAGCAGCACCGTCTCGGCTAGGGCTGCGGTGGGCGGCGTACAGAGAATCGGGCCGCGGTACCCCCGCCTCACCAGCAGCGGCAGCCGCCCGATGTGGTCGAGATGTGCGTGCGTGACGATCACTGCGGCGAGATCGGAAGGATCGAAGGGAAAGGCTTCGCGGTTGCGGGCCTCGAGCTCCTCACCGCCCTGAAAGAGGCCACAGTCGATCAGAACCGGACCGCCGCGGGAACTCAGCAGGTGGGCGCTTCCCGTCACGGTGAGGGCCGCCCCCAGACTCTGAAGGTGCATGGGGCAGTCTGACCCCTCGCCCGGCTTCGGCGCAACTTTACCCGCCCTTCAGACAGAGGCCGGACACCGGGGGATGAGGTGTACGTTCAGCACATGACAGACCCCCTGATCTTCCGGGCTGAAAGCGGCCCAAACGAGAACGGCGCGGCGACGTCTTTTGGACGCGTCGCCGTGGGCGTCGATTTCTCACCCGCGTCCCTGCACGCGCTCGAGGTGGCCCGGACTCGCTTTCCCGGGGCGCAGCTGTGTCTGATTCACGTCACTGACGCCCGCGTGACCGCCACACCCGACCTGGGGGGCGGCCTGGTGCCTGCTGCCCTTGACCCCAACCTGCTTCAGACCCTCGAGAACGCCGACGCCAGCCGCCTGAGCGAAGTGGCCCGCGAGGGGGAAGAGACCGAACTGCTCGTGGGCGACCCGGTGACCGGCATCCTGGACGCCGCAGAACGCTGGGGAGCCGAACTGATCGTGGTGGGCACACACTCGCAGGGCGCCCTCGAACACTTTTTCGTAGGAAGCAGCGCCGAGAAGCTGGTGGCGCGCAGCCCGGTCCCGGTTCTGACGGTGCGCCTGCCGGGGGAGCGGCGGTAAGGTGGGGGCTGGTCCGGGCGAGCGCCGGAGGGCTCTGCGAGACGGGAGGGCGGCAAGCCCAGCTTAGGGGCTCGAAGAGGTGGGGGCTGGGCTCGTCTCGCCGTCCTGAAACTCGCCGGTGATGGTGCTGCCCTCGCCGGCGCGGGCCACGACCTCGTTGCGGTCGAGGTCGTAGAGCAGCACCTGGGCGCGCAGGACGTCACCGCCCTGACGGCTCTCGGCAGGCTGCTCCGGAGTCCCGATCAGGCGCGCGGTGTTTGCCTGGTCGTCGTATTCAACGCGGGCTGCTCGGCTGACCCGTCCGCCCTGGCTGTTGAGCACCACGTTGCCGACAAGCACCGTCTGTTCCTCGTCCACGTTCACCTCGATGCGCTCGCTGGTGCCGGTGAGCGGGCCATCCTCGGACGGGCGGCGAAAGGAAATCGGCCCATCGATGCGGGCGATGCCGTCCGTCTCGTCGTAAACGAGTTTCTGGCCCCGAAGCTCCGTGCGGCCCTGGGTCACCAGCACCGTGTCCGGCGCGGGTTGGGGCGTGACCTCGACCGCACAGCGGCTCAGGCGATCGGTTTTGCCCTCGGGTACGGCGTCGAGAAAACGGGCGCTTCCGGCACTCGCCTCCACCCGGCCGTCACTCCCCTCGCCCTCCTCGGTGGGGCGCTGGGTGACCACGGCAAGGGGCACCCGAATCACGTTCTTGTCGATGGTGATGCGCACGCCACCCGGCCCCGACTCGCTGAAGACGGCCACGTTGGGCGCGTTCTCCGGTTCATCCTCCTGGGGTCCGCAGATGGTGAAGATGCCCGTCTCGTCGCTTGTCCCGGTGCGGACGATGCGAATCCGGCGCTCCTCGCCGTCCTCCCCCCGGCGAACAAGCTCGATGACCGCGTTCTCGGTCTCGTTGCCTTCGGCGGGCGTCTCCTGGGCGAGCACCCAGGCGGGCAGAGCCGCTCCCAGCGCGAGGGTCAGCGTCAAGGCTGCGAGTCGCCGCATCCTCTGAGTCTACCGAACGGGGGGGTGAGGCGGATGGAGAGCCATAAACCTGCCCAAAGATACCCTCACAGGGAAGCGCCCCTCACTTCTCACCGCGCAGCTTGAACTGCTCGGTAGGAATCTTGTAGGCCGTATTGAGGGCGCGCACGCGGGCCAGGTCGGTGCGCTGTTCCAGGGCACCGCTTGCGGGCGCCCGCACAGTCACCCGGGTCTTGCTGTCCACGCTCACGGCGTTCCCGACCACATAGGCCACATTCTTCTTGTCGTCGTAGTACACCGCGTCGCCGGTGGTGGTGAGGCTGCCCTGCACCAGTCGCACGCCGCCGCGCACGTACAGGAGCTTCTCGCCGGTGCGGGCGCGAACCTCCTGGCCGCTGATCGTGAGTTCCTTCTGGTTGCCCTTGGCGGCGCGGGTCAGGGTGGGACTGCCGGTGAGCTGGGCAAGCTCCTGGTCCTCGTCAAACACCAGCCGCTCGGCCCGGCCGCTCTGGTTGCCGTTCGTCAGGCGGACATTCCCAGTGCTGGTCGACAGGTTGTTGTCCACGTCCAGGCTCATCTGACCTGCGCTGATGGTCACCGTGTCCCCGTTCGAGCGGTCCTCGGGGACAAAGGTCGCGGTGGGGTTCACGCTGAGAACCCCCTGGCCGGACGCCTCGCTGTAGGTGAGCTTGCCGCCCTTCGCGGTGAGGCGACCCCGCGTGACCACCACACCGTCCGTGAAGTTGGCGGTGCGTTTGCCCTTGGCGTTCGTGAGGGGCATTCCGGCGGGTGCCGCCAGGGTCGCCTGTGCCGCCTGAATCTGGAGGGTACTGACGGTCGCCTTGACCGGACTGCCGGTGAAGGTGAGGGGGCCGTTGCGCAGGTCACCGCGCGGGGCGCCCTGGATGTTGATGATGCGGTTTTCCGCGGCGGTCTGCGCGAGGACAGTCGTGGCGGTGAGGGCGGTGATCAGGGCCAGTTGTTTGCTGTTCATGTCAGGTCTCCTTGGCAGGGCTGCCGAGCGGCACTCGTTTCCCGTTTTCACACGTCTCGGTGGCGTCGGGATTCCAGCCCAGGGTGGAATCCTCGCCGCTGTCCTCGACGTTGAAGTCAAAGGTCATGCGCATCCGAGTCACCCGGCCCGTCAGCGAGGGCGAATCGACCTCGGCCACGGGCGCGCTGAAGCCGTACCCCTGCTCGACCCGCACGGGCTGCTCCTCGGTGCCGCGCAGGTCGATGTCTGCACACTGCTGCACCAGGGTGATGCTCGCCTGACGGGTGAGCATGTTGTCCTGCGCGTCGATGGTCAGATCAGAGGTGCGCAGGGTGGCGTCCAGCACGGGGGGACTTCCGGGTTGCCTGATCCAGCGGCCCCCATTCGAAAGCCCAGTGAGGCGCGTCTCGCCCCGGAGGGGATCATTCGTGACGTGGGCGGCCCGGAAGCGCCACACGGCGTCCGCGTCCCGCGCCGGATAGAGCGAGAGAGAGACGCCCTCCAGGGTAGCGCCCGTTCGTGCCGCATTCGAAGGGGGAGCCGGCAACAGCGCGAACACCACCGTGAAGATTCCCAGCGCGAGTAGCGCGTACACCCCGGCTTTCAGCACGGGCGCACTCTAGCGCGAGGGCCTCATGAGAGTGATGGGCGGGGGCTGACAGCGGTGAGGGCAGAGCGCCGGCAGCCAGGGGTCCGCTCAAGCTTTTCTGTCTTTGCCTCCCTTCCACGCACCCCTTACCCTCTTTCCCATGATCGACACCCACTGCCACCTCGACTATCTCGACGACCCGGCCTCCGCCCGCGGAGAGCTGGGCCTGAGCGGGATGGTCTGTATCGGGGCGAGCCCTGAGCACGCGCGAAACGCGGTCGCGCTTGCCGAACGCTTTGAGGACGTGTGGGCGACGGTAGGCCTGCACCCGACCGATACGGGAGAAGACAGCGCGCAGGCACGAGCAGAGATCGAGGCTCTGGCGCGTCATCCACGCGTGGTCGGCATCGGGGAAAGCGGCCTGGACGACTACTGGGACGAGACAAAAAGGGCGGCCCAGGTCGCGGCTTTCGAGTGGCAGCTCGACCTCGCGCGGCGCAGCGGGAAGCCCCTGGTCCTCCATGTGCGCGACAAACCGGGGCAGGACTCGGCACACCGGGGCGTGATGGACGTGCTTTCGGCGTGGCCGGACGTGCCGGTGATTCTGCACTGCTTCAGCGGCCATCCCGGTCTCCTCGCCTGCGGCCTGGAGCGGGGGGCATTCTTTGGGTTTGCGGGCAACACGACGTACAAGAACGCCCAAGAGATTCAGGCGGCAGCGCGGCAGGTCCCGCAAGACCGCCTGCTGCTGGAGACGGACGCGCCCTTTCTCGCACCCGTACCGCGGCGCGGCCAGCCCAACCGCCCCGGCTACGTGCGCTATACGCTGGACTTCATCGCGGGGCTGCGCGGGATAGAGGCGGCAGCCTTGGAAAGGATCACGGACGAGAACGCCCGCCGGATCTACCGGCTACCGGGCGAGTCACGGCCGGGGCCTGAGGCAGAAGGCGATGACCCAAGGTGAGCCCAGACCACGGCACCAGCGAGCAACCCTGCTCACCCTAACGGAGGGCCGAGGGGTCGGCTATGTGCTTGACGGGGTGGCCTACGGGGTGGTGTGGCCGCCACCGCGCTGGCCCACGCTGGAGGAGGCGCGCCAGGTGGCCCTACGCCACGCAGCGCACCTGGAGCTGCTGGAGCTCACGGCGGGAGGCAGCGCCCAACGGGCACGCCAGGCAGCGCAGCTTGCCCTGGCCCTGTGCCGTCTGGCCGAGGGGCATGCCCTCACCGAAACGGAGCTTCAGACCGTGCGGCAGGAACACGGTGCTCCTACGGGCGAGGCCGTTCTCCACGCGGACGGGAGCGCCGACAAACAGGGCGGCCGCCTCAGCGTGGGCTACACCCTCAACGGCAGGCCTTACCAGACCTTTTTCCTGCACGAGCGGGGGCATGAACACCTTGCCGAACGCGAGGCGATCCGGCTTGCCCTCACACATGCGTGGCTGCTGGGCTACGCGCGGTTTCGCGTTCGCAGTGACCACCGCTTTCATGTTCGGCGCTACGCCGAGCACCTCGTGCACCGGGGACGGCGCAAGTCCACCTCGCTGGAACGGCTCGACGCTCTGGTCGAGGCGCTGGGAAGCGCCGTGCACTTTGAATACCTGGACACCCAAGCCACCGATGCCCCACATCGCCTGGCGGTGCATGCCCGCGCCCTGCACCGGCTGGCGCTGGGGGAGCCACTCACGCGCGCGCAGGAGGTCGCGCTGCGGCGGGTGCACTTCGCCCTGAAGGCGGGGGGAGCGGCGCCGTACTGAGCTGGGGCACAGCTCCTTCAACCAGGGCAAGGCCCCCCCAAGAATGACGGCCCACTGAAGCAAAGCCTCATTCATTCCCGGGCAAAGCCTCCTAGCTTCAGGGTGGATAGCTCCTCACACCTGCTATCCGAGAGGCGATGAATCCCGGTTCCTGATACGGGCACCTGGAACGGGAGGAGCCAGTGGTGCGACCGGCTCGGAACACGTGCGTAGCCACGTGTCGAATTCTCCTTCTGACGGAAGCCCCCAGGGGAGGCGCCGATAGGGCTGCCCTCTTCCGTCCCCCACAGGCGGGAGGTGAGACGCTGAGCATCAGAGAGTTCAGGAAACTCCAGAACTCCGCGCTGACCGGCACAACAGAGCAGCACTCAGCCACACGACGTTCCCTCAGCCCTGACGGCACCCGCCGCCAGAACGCGGTTTTGTTCCCTTTGCAAAGGAGAACCCCATGCCGTTGTTTCCCCTTTTGTCTGGTCTCTCTGGTCGCCTGGCTGCCACAACCCTCCTGACAGCCGCCCTGCTGGTGGGGTGCAGCACAGGACCCAGTCAGCCTGCTCCAGGACCGGGTCAGCCCCCCGGTGCCGGAGACACCATCCAACCTACCCTGACCCTCACTTCCCCTGCCGACAACAGCAGCGCCAGCGGCAGCCTCCTGCTTCAGGGTGAGGTCAGCGACCAGGGTGGCCTCGCCCGCCTCACCTACCGCTTTAACAACGGCAACGAGCAGGCGCTGACCCTTCCAGCGGACGGCAAGATCAACACCGTGCTGTGCCTGTGCGGCCTCCAGCCGGGGACGTACACGCTGACCGTCACGGCCTATGACACCGCCGGAAACTCGACCCAGGTGACCCGCACTGTCACCGTTTTGCCTTTGCCGGGGGGCGGCACCGCGGACACCACGGCCCCGACCTTCACCCTGACGGCCCCCACCAACGGCGCGAGCGTTCCCTCGCCCGTGCGTGTGACCGGCACGGCCAGCGACAACCAGACCATTGCCCGCATCACCTACCAGCTCGACGGCGCGGCCGAAATCGACCTTCCCGTGACGCCCGGTCCGACCGTCAACCTCGACGTCACCCTGCCGAACATCACGGCGGGAACGCACACGCTGACCGTGCGTGCCTACGACGCCGCCGGCAACCGCTCCGAGGCCGCCAGCGCGAGCTTCACGGTGACAGGGACCAGCGGGGACACCGTAGCCCCCACCGTCACCATCACCGCGCCGACGAACGGGGCTACGGTGCCTCTCCCCGTCCGTAT is from Deinococcus sp. YIM 77859 and encodes:
- a CDS encoding universal stress protein; protein product: MTDPLIFRAESGPNENGAATSFGRVAVGVDFSPASLHALEVARTRFPGAQLCLIHVTDARVTATPDLGGGLVPAALDPNLLQTLENADASRLSEVAREGEETELLVGDPVTGILDAAERWGAELIVVGTHSQGALEHFFVGSSAEKLVARSPVPVLTVRLPGERR
- a CDS encoding MBL fold metallo-hydrolase, which codes for MHLQSLGAALTVTGSAHLLSSRGGPVLIDCGLFQGGEELEARNREAFPFDPSDLAAVIVTHAHLDHIGRLPLLVRRGYRGPILCTPPTAALAETVLLDSARLQVEGFRQDLRKARRVGREAEVQEPLYEEEDVHRTLALMRPRLDFGETLRAGPLRVTPQRAGHILGSAYLLIEADGERVIFSGDLGNRESGLQLDFTPPPPADAVVIESTYADRTHRSLAATLAEFREALCASVRAGGKILIPTFAIERAQFILYTLKNLMDAGEVPRIPIFLDSPMATRATSEYFEFGDELIPPIREALQGGEDPFWPSTLHVVPTSAESQRLNRYDGPAIILAGNGMMTGGRIQHHLKHHLWKPSTSLIIVSYQSPGSLGGRIVAGADRVRILGEEVLVRAQVHTIGGFSAHADQDDLLAFLATTGTPRVWLVHGEPHVMEAFLPVLAARGLTGNIVPDRQEVDLLSAAFPGGRPPGLPHRDGDAQERAGGE
- a CDS encoding LptA/OstA family protein, which gives rise to MRRLAALTLTLALGAALPAWVLAQETPAEGNETENAVIELVRRGEDGEERRIRIVRTGTSDETGIFTICGPQEDEPENAPNVAVFSESGPGGVRITIDKNVIRVPLAVVTQRPTEEGEGSDGRVEASAGSARFLDAVPEGKTDRLSRCAVEVTPQPAPDTVLVTQGRTELRGQKLVYDETDGIARIDGPISFRRPSEDGPLTGTSERIEVNVDEEQTVLVGNVVLNSQGGRVSRAARVEYDDQANTARLIGTPEQPAESRQGGDVLRAQVLLYDLDRNEVVARAGEGSTITGEFQDGETSPAPTSSSP
- a CDS encoding TatD family hydrolase, producing MIDTHCHLDYLDDPASARGELGLSGMVCIGASPEHARNAVALAERFEDVWATVGLHPTDTGEDSAQARAEIEALARHPRVVGIGESGLDDYWDETKRAAQVAAFEWQLDLARRSGKPLVLHVRDKPGQDSAHRGVMDVLSAWPDVPVILHCFSGHPGLLACGLERGAFFGFAGNTTYKNAQEIQAAARQVPQDRLLLETDAPFLAPVPRRGQPNRPGYVRYTLDFIAGLRGIEAAALERITDENARRIYRLPGESRPGPEAEGDDPR